A section of the Saccopteryx leptura isolate mSacLep1 chromosome 4, mSacLep1_pri_phased_curated, whole genome shotgun sequence genome encodes:
- the LOC136402482 gene encoding uroplakin-3b-like protein 1 isoform X1: MPEEASPSPAQRKELRGSGCCRQTLGQTVGGLSHGAQWRTVWAVDATIAAADLPEARDRPGPLERRNAALKGPREKLGVLRAPFPGLCPSQGDLAPERISYVPQLASATLAGTLTQSTFTLEQPRGQFGLLNISDFDPIWLVVAYSNASQNVAIPQRVEDIPVPADFPQRGYYLTLMANRALYPSSQPGNQLRVLRVGNDTSCFPTSRGCNHPLPGPGPYRVKFLVMSDRGPVAETEWSSDIHLQQAEALQVTPGLQSTGAVVIIAILSVLLAVLLTALLALLIYTCYDTCESTPISGTGASVSMRRYNTHHMFSPRAVRGS; this comes from the exons ATGCCAGAAGaagcctcccccagcccagcccagaggaAGGAGCTCCGGGGCTCTGGATGCTGCAGACAGACCCTTGGACAAACAGTTGGAGGTTTGTCCCATGGGGCTCAGTGGAGGACAGTCTGGGCTGTTGATGCCACCATTGCTGCTGCTGATCTGCCTGAGGCCAGGGACAGGCCTGG GCCTCTAGAGAGGAGGAACGCCGCTCTCAAGGGGCCCAGGGAGAAGTTAGGGGTTCTGCGTGCCCCCTTCCCTGGACTCTGCCCATCACAGGGAGACCTAG CTCCAGAACGCATCAGCTATGTGCCCCAGCTCGCAAGTGCCACTCTGGCGGGGACACTCACCCAGTCCACCTTCACACTGGAGCAGCCCCGGGGCCAGTTCGGCCTTCTCAACATCTCTGACTTTGACCCCATCTGGCTGGTGGTGGCCTACAGCAACG CCTCCCAGAATGTCGCCATTCCACAAAGGGTGGAGGACATCCCAGTCCCTGCCGACTTCCCCCAGAGGGGCTACTACCTTACTCTGATGGCCAACCGGGCACTCTATCCGAGTAGCCAGCCTGGCAACCAACTCCGGGTCCTCCGTGTGGGCAATGATACCAGCTGCTTCCCAACTTCAAGGGGCTGCAACCACCCCCTGCCAGGCCCGGGTCCCTACAG AGTGAAGTTCCTGGTGATGAGTGACAGAGGACCCGTGGCTGAGACAGAGTGGTCCAGTGACATCCATCTGCAGCAAG CTGAGGCTCTCCAGGTTACCCCTGGGCTCCAGAGCACGGGGGCCGTGGTCATCATCGCCATCCTCTCAGTCCTGCTGGCTGTCCTCCTCACCGCCCTCCTTGCCCTGCTCATTTATACCTG CTACGACACCTGTGAGAGCACCCCCATTTCTGGAACAGGGGCATCGGTGAGCATGAGAAGATATAACACCCACCACATGTTCAGCCCTCGAGCTGTGAGAGGCTCCTGA
- the LOC136402482 gene encoding uroplakin-3b-like protein 1 isoform X2: MGLSGGQSGLLMPPLLLLICLRPGTGLAPERISYVPQLASATLAGTLTQSTFTLEQPRGQFGLLNISDFDPIWLVVAYSNASQNVAIPQRVEDIPVPADFPQRGYYLTLMANRALYPSSQPGNQLRVLRVGNDTSCFPTSRGCNHPLPGPGPYRVKFLVMSDRGPVAETEWSSDIHLQQAEALQVTPGLQSTGAVVIIAILSVLLAVLLTALLALLIYTCYDTCESTPISGTGASVSMRRYNTHHMFSPRAVRGS, translated from the exons ATGGGGCTCAGTGGAGGACAGTCTGGGCTGTTGATGCCACCATTGCTGCTGCTGATCTGCCTGAGGCCAGGGACAGGCCTGG CTCCAGAACGCATCAGCTATGTGCCCCAGCTCGCAAGTGCCACTCTGGCGGGGACACTCACCCAGTCCACCTTCACACTGGAGCAGCCCCGGGGCCAGTTCGGCCTTCTCAACATCTCTGACTTTGACCCCATCTGGCTGGTGGTGGCCTACAGCAACG CCTCCCAGAATGTCGCCATTCCACAAAGGGTGGAGGACATCCCAGTCCCTGCCGACTTCCCCCAGAGGGGCTACTACCTTACTCTGATGGCCAACCGGGCACTCTATCCGAGTAGCCAGCCTGGCAACCAACTCCGGGTCCTCCGTGTGGGCAATGATACCAGCTGCTTCCCAACTTCAAGGGGCTGCAACCACCCCCTGCCAGGCCCGGGTCCCTACAG AGTGAAGTTCCTGGTGATGAGTGACAGAGGACCCGTGGCTGAGACAGAGTGGTCCAGTGACATCCATCTGCAGCAAG CTGAGGCTCTCCAGGTTACCCCTGGGCTCCAGAGCACGGGGGCCGTGGTCATCATCGCCATCCTCTCAGTCCTGCTGGCTGTCCTCCTCACCGCCCTCCTTGCCCTGCTCATTTATACCTG CTACGACACCTGTGAGAGCACCCCCATTTCTGGAACAGGGGCATCGGTGAGCATGAGAAGATATAACACCCACCACATGTTCAGCCCTCGAGCTGTGAGAGGCTCCTGA
- the UPK3B gene encoding uroplakin-3b isoform X1 produces the protein MSQKVAIMGLPKRQPRPQLLFLLALVWPQPSMSLELIPYMPQITAWNLEGKVTATTFSLEQPRCVLDGHASAASTVWLVVAFSNASRNFQNPKTLAEIPAFPQLKTDGHYMTLPLSLDQLPCEDPVGGSSIPVLRVGNDPDCLADLQQPSYCNAPLPSPGPYRVKFLLMDAMGSPQAETRWSDPITLHQGKSPGSIDTWPGRRSGDMIVITSILSSLAGLLLLAFLAASTVRFSSLWWPEEAPEQLRIGSFMGKRYMTHHIPPSEAATLPVGCEPGLDPFPSLGP, from the exons ATGTCCCAGAAGGTGGCTATCATGGGGCTTCCCAAGAGGCAGCCTCGCCCACAGCTGCTGTTCCTCTTGGCGCTGGTCTGGCCCCAGCCCTCCATGAGCCTGG AGCTGATCCCCTACATGCCGCAGATAACAGCCTGGAACCTGGAAGGGAAGGTCACGGCCACCACATTCTCCTTGGAGCAGCCGCGCTGTGTGCTGGACGGGCATGCCAGTGCTGCCAGCACTGTCTGGCTGGTGGTGGCCTTCAGCAACG CTTCCAGGAACTTCCAGAACCCGAAGACACTGGCTGAGATCCCAGCCTTCCCACAGCTGAAGACCGATGGCCACTACATGACGCTGCCACTGTCCCTGGACCAGCTGCCCTGCGAGGATCCCGTGGGCGGGAGCAGCATCCCCGTGCTGCGGGTGGGCAATGACCCTGACTGCCTGGCTGACCTCCAGCAGCCATCCTACTGCaatgcccccctccccagccctggaCCTTACCG GGTGAAGTTCCTCTTGATGGATGCCATGGGCTCACCCCAGGCTGAGACCAGGTGGTCCGACCCTATCACTCTCCACCAAG GGAAGTCCCCAGGCTCCATCGACACGTGGCCAGGGCGGCGAAGTGGTGACATGATTGTCATCACCTCCATCCTCTCTTCTCTGGCTGGCCTCCTGCTCCTGGCCTTCCTGGCAGCCTCCACAGTGCGCTT cTCCAGCCTGTGGTGGCCTGAGGAGGCCCCCGAGCAGCTTCGGATTGGCTCCTTCATGGGCAAGCGCTACATGACCCACCACATCCCGCCTAGTGAAGCTGCCACCCTGCCTGTGGGCTGCGAGCCCGGCCTGGACCCCTTCCCCAGCCTTGGTCCCTAG
- the UPK3B gene encoding uroplakin-3b isoform X2 — MSQKVAIMGLPKRQPRPQLLFLLALVWPQPSMSLASRNFQNPKTLAEIPAFPQLKTDGHYMTLPLSLDQLPCEDPVGGSSIPVLRVGNDPDCLADLQQPSYCNAPLPSPGPYRVKFLLMDAMGSPQAETRWSDPITLHQGKSPGSIDTWPGRRSGDMIVITSILSSLAGLLLLAFLAASTVRFSSLWWPEEAPEQLRIGSFMGKRYMTHHIPPSEAATLPVGCEPGLDPFPSLGP, encoded by the exons ATGTCCCAGAAGGTGGCTATCATGGGGCTTCCCAAGAGGCAGCCTCGCCCACAGCTGCTGTTCCTCTTGGCGCTGGTCTGGCCCCAGCCCTCCATGAGCCTGG CTTCCAGGAACTTCCAGAACCCGAAGACACTGGCTGAGATCCCAGCCTTCCCACAGCTGAAGACCGATGGCCACTACATGACGCTGCCACTGTCCCTGGACCAGCTGCCCTGCGAGGATCCCGTGGGCGGGAGCAGCATCCCCGTGCTGCGGGTGGGCAATGACCCTGACTGCCTGGCTGACCTCCAGCAGCCATCCTACTGCaatgcccccctccccagccctggaCCTTACCG GGTGAAGTTCCTCTTGATGGATGCCATGGGCTCACCCCAGGCTGAGACCAGGTGGTCCGACCCTATCACTCTCCACCAAG GGAAGTCCCCAGGCTCCATCGACACGTGGCCAGGGCGGCGAAGTGGTGACATGATTGTCATCACCTCCATCCTCTCTTCTCTGGCTGGCCTCCTGCTCCTGGCCTTCCTGGCAGCCTCCACAGTGCGCTT cTCCAGCCTGTGGTGGCCTGAGGAGGCCCCCGAGCAGCTTCGGATTGGCTCCTTCATGGGCAAGCGCTACATGACCCACCACATCCCGCCTAGTGAAGCTGCCACCCTGCCTGTGGGCTGCGAGCCCGGCCTGGACCCCTTCCCCAGCCTTGGTCCCTAG